Part of the Phycisphaerae bacterium genome, GCTCACTGCAACGCACCCGGCATGCGCAAGCCGTTCGTAATCATCGGTGAGCCGGGAAATCATGTGAATGTGCGGATCGATGTAGTTCATTTGAAATCGTCGGCTTGGGATTCGAGCGACACGATCGAGATCAGCAGGTCGCCTATTTCTCCTGCCAGGACGGATCGTAAGCCTGCGAGAACAACTGCTGCACCTGCTCCGCCCGGTCACGGTCGGTCGGCCCCGAATCGACCAGCAAACTCAGGGCCTCGCGAATTCGGCGGTATCGAGGATCCGAAACCGCCGCTGCGGCATTTTCCCCTCTTGCGATTCGGTCCAGATTGGCCGCAATTTCGAGCAGCTTGCACCGGGTCTCCAGGAAGGTTCGATCCAGTGCCGTGGATGCAGTGAGTGGTTTCAAGGCCGGAGCCTCCTTCGGAGCATTCATTCGATGACCAGCGTCCATTATTCCGATTCGCGCCTCCCGTTGCAAACATGCCTGCCCGGCTGCTGCATACAGATCGCCATGCCGCTTGACATCACCCGCCGCACGCCGCTAGTTTCAGATATCGCACAGCGCGAAAAAACGCCCTTCGCGAGAAGGATTTCGCGCTGGTTCGCCGAACCCCTCATCTCGGCGATCAAAACCGGACCATTCTCCGCAAATTCCAAGGTCGCCCCATCATGGACATCCGCAACAGCATTCTCGAGTGCATCGGGAAGACCCCGCTCATCAGGCTGAATCGAGTTTCCAATGGCCTCAGGTGCACACTCGCAGCCAAGGTCGAGTACTTCAACCCGGGGGGATCCGTAAAGGATCGGCCGGCCATGCGCATGATCGAAGAGGCCGAAAAGGCCGGTTTGCTCAAACCCGGAGGAACGATTATCGAGCCGACGAGCGGGAATACCGGCACGGGCCTCGCCATGGCGGCCGCCGTCAAGGGCTATCGGTGCATACTGGTCATGCCTGATAAGATGGCTCCCGAAAAGTTTGCACTCCTGCGTGCCTATGGTGCCGAAACCGTGACAGTGCCGACGGTCGGAGCGAACAATCCGGAAAGCTACTATAACGTCGCGAACCGGCTCACCGCCGAAATCCCAGGTGCGTTTCAGCCGAATCAGTTCGAAAATCCCAATAATCCGGCCGCACATTATTACTCGACCGGCCCCGAAATCTGGGAGCAGACCGACGGCCGGCTCGATTACTTCGTCGCCGGCATCGGAACCGGCGGCACCATCAGCGGAACCGCGAAGTACCTCAAGGAGAAAAACCCGAATATCAAGATCATCGGCGCTGACCCGGAGGGATCCATCTACACGCCGGGTGCCATGCCCAAGTCATACAAGGTCGAGGGAATCGGCGAGGATTTCGTCCCGCGTACCGTCGACCTTAAGATCGTCGATCAGGTGATCCCAGTCAGCGACAGGGATTCATTCACCATGGCGCGGAGACTCGCAAGGGAGGAAGGAATCCTGGTCGGCGGCTCGTGCGGAACGGCGGTTTGCGCCGCCTTGAGAGTCGCCGAGGATCTGCCCGCCGACAAGCTCGTCGTCGTGCTCTTGCCCGATACCGGTCGCGCCTACTTGAGCAAGATTTACAACGACGAATGGATGCAGCAGTTCGGATTTCTTGATGTGCCGGGCCGTGGAATGAGCATCGGCGATGTGCTCGATTCCAAAGGGGAAACCGACGCCATTCTCACGGTCGATCGCCGGGACACCGTCCGCAAGGCGATTGACCTCATGCGTCGGAACGGAATCTCGCAGGTGCCTGTGTCCGATCGCGATGGGAACATCGTGGGCTCGATGCAGGAAGTGACCGCCATGCAGCTTGTCTTCGACCACGTCGATATCGCGCACAAGCAGGTCGGCGACGTCATGGGATCCCCGTTCCCCAAAATGGAACGATTCGCCGAAGTCGACAGGGGATTCAAGGCGCTTTCGCTCGGCGCCTCGGCGATCATCGTGACCGACCATGGCAAGCCCGTAGGCGTGCTGACCAAATCGGACTTCATTACTTACCTCAGTGCAATGCTCCCGTCGGGAGAGTAGCAAACGTTGAGCTTTGGTAAATTCCGAAATCGATCCTGCCAAAGTGGCTGATTCATCGCGCATTTTGGCGTCGTTCGTCCCGAGCCGAGTCAATCGCCGCGATCGAAGGGATGGCGACCACCCTGTGAATTCCATCGCCCGCCGATTTTTCTTCTCAGTCGCTGCGCGCGCCGGATCGCTCGCTACCTGTCGTGAAGAAACACCTTAGAAAAATCCAGAAGCGCATAAGTGATACATGCGGGTTGTGAATTGCTTCCGCAGCTGATTTTTTGTTGAACTCGCGCGATTTCTTATTATCTTGCAGGTCTTCCGGCGCAGAAGCACGGCCCGGTTGCGGCGAATTCAACTCGACTCGAGAGATTTGTGGTTCACCACAACTGCGGAACCGTGGCAACAGATTGAGTTTGCGACCCGCTCGATTGAAGATGGATCTTCAAGAGAGCGGGTCGCAACGTTTTGGGTCCTCCGCCGCCGGTCCAAAGTACTTCTGGATTCCATTGCACACCCCCTTCAAAACTCCAGCCTCGCAACGTGGAATGCCGATGCATCCCGTAACAACGGCGCATCCATGTGACACCCAGTGAATCCATGAGTCACCACACCGCGATAGCACAGGTTACGCCCGGCGATTGCGATGCCGGCGCCGAACGACCGACAGTCTCCGTCATCATCCCGACCTACAACTCCGCCGCGACGCTGCCGGATGCAATCGAATCGGTCCTGAACCAGACCTATGCCCCGGATGAAATCATCATTGTGGATGACGGCAGCACTGACGACACACAGGGCGTCTGCCGACGCTTCCCTGAATCCGTTCGCTGCATTCGGCAGGAGAACGCCGGCGCTTCGGTCGCCCGAAATAGCGGCGCTGCGGCTTCGTGTGGCGATCTGCTTGCGTTTCTCGATGCCGACGATGTCTGGGAGCCTCAAAAGCTGGAACTGCAAGTAACGGCGATGCTCCAGAATCCGGAAGCGACATTCGTCCTGTCCGCCGTGCTGTCGTGGTCGCGGAGAGAGAACCAATACTACAAATACGAATGGACCGGAAGCCTCGACCCCCGAACGCTTCGACGCGAACTCCTCGTCCGTAACATCTTCACCGGTCTGTGCTCTTCAATCCTCATTAGACGCGACGCCTTCGAGGCCATCGCCGGATTTGCTCCGGGAAAGCTCTCGGAGGATCGGCGGCTCGCAATCGACCTGCTGGCTCGTTTTCAGGGTTTGATTCTGCCGCACGCACTCGTGCGCCAGCGCCCCGGTCCTGCCAGTTTTGGCAATCCCGAGACCATGCGGCAGGCGATGATCGAGTTCATAAACGACTATCTGGCGCTATTTCACGAACTCGATCGTTCCGGCCGCCTGCTTCGACGGGCCCGCGCTCGCGTCCATGAACGGGCCGGTATGCATTATCTTGAGAAAGGCAATCGGCTGGCTGCCGCCGCCGATTTGGCCCGGGCAGCCGCAATTTGGCCTTTCATGGCGAATCCATGGCGTTTCTTCGCGAATGCGTGCATGGGCAGATTGAATCGCTTCGATCGTGCAGCGAAGCCACCGTCCACCCCGATCGCTGCCGGCATACCGACAGGCGTTTCGGGGGCGTAAACGGCACCTCATTTGCGCGGCCCCCATTTATAGCTCCGATTCACACTTGTATTCAGGGCCGGATGTGCTACGATTACTCCGTTGGTTGGATCTGACGATGCGGTATCTAGGCCTGCGGTTTGATTTTTCTGCCTGCCCTTCTTGCCTTTCTCGCCTGCTCCTTCCGCCGGGCCAATGTCGGCCCCTTTCGATGACTCGGGAAAGCGAAGTCCGCGTCAAAGCATCCTTTTGAAGGAGCAGTATGAACATGTCCAAGAAACTTTACGTCGGCAATCTGCCCTATTCGGTCACCGGATCGGATATCGAGCGCCTTTTCTCCGAGCATGGCAGCGTCGCCTCGGCCACGGTCATTACCGACCGTGACACCGGCCGCAGCAAGGGCTTCGGCTTTGTCGAGATGAATTCCGACGCCGAAGCAGATGCCGCCATTGCGGCGCTGAATGGCAAGGACCATGACGGCCGCGCCCTGACCGTTAACGAAGCCAAGCCGATGAAGCCGCGAACTGGCGGCGGTGGCGGCGGTCGAGGCGGCTACGGTGGTGGAAGCCGTGGCGGACGTGGCTGGTAAATCCCCCAACGATGGGGTGATTCCAAATCACAACTGGCACTGAAAAACAGGGGTTTCGAAGCTGGAAAACAAGGCTTCGAAACCCCTGATTATTTCAGGCGAGGTAAAAAAGCGTGAGGCCGAGGTGGCGTTCCGGTAAACACCAACCCGGCCTCACGTTGCAAGAGATAATGGGGCTGTTTGTTAGCTGCCCTCCAGCATACATCGCGTGAGTTGATCTGCCATGAGCAACAATTGTCGCTCCGCATCCGGATCTCCCGCGACCTGTTGGCGACGATCCGCGAACGCTTGAATGTCCAGGCCATCAACCCGACCATCACCGTTAAAGTCGCACTCAACCACCGCGCTTGCGGAGGAGACTGCGGCATTATCAGCGAGGAGTTCCGGCTCCTGCGATCGGATTTCGACGGGGACATTTACATGCGATACGGAATTCGAACGCCCGGAGAAAAGGTTCGGACCCACGAATAAGACGGCGACCGCGGCTGCCGCGGCCAGTGGACTTCCCAGCCAGATCCATTGGTGACGTCGATGTCCGCCGCTCTGAGCGACGGGCACTTTCGCCTTCCAAGGGAACCGGTTCGTTTGATCGTCAAAAACGCCACTTTCATGGGCTTCGCCGAGCAAGACGAGCAGGCTGTCCAAGTTATCTTTCCGAGAGTCCATCACTGATTCTCCGAAAGCTATTGAACTTCATCACCCGCCTGCGCAGAAAAAATCTCAGAAAATTCGATTTTCTTTGCCCGGAGACACCGCCGGAGTTGCTCGGTGATGCGGGGTATCTGGACCTCGCGAAGCGTGGCCTCCGGAATCTTAACTTCTTGTGCCACCTGTCTTAATGTCAAATTTTGAAAATAGCGCAGCCGTACGATTCGGGCAGATTCCGCATCCAAGCCGCCGACGCAATCCTTCAGTGCGGCAAGAACTTCGGCCTCATGCGCAATCTCCTCGGGGCTGTTGCGGTCCACTTTATCGGAGCCAACGCCCTCGC contains:
- a CDS encoding cystathionine beta-synthase, whose amino-acid sequence is MDIRNSILECIGKTPLIRLNRVSNGLRCTLAAKVEYFNPGGSVKDRPAMRMIEEAEKAGLLKPGGTIIEPTSGNTGTGLAMAAAVKGYRCILVMPDKMAPEKFALLRAYGAETVTVPTVGANNPESYYNVANRLTAEIPGAFQPNQFENPNNPAAHYYSTGPEIWEQTDGRLDYFVAGIGTGGTISGTAKYLKEKNPNIKIIGADPEGSIYTPGAMPKSYKVEGIGEDFVPRTVDLKIVDQVIPVSDRDSFTMARRLAREEGILVGGSCGTAVCAALRVAEDLPADKLVVVLLPDTGRAYLSKIYNDEWMQQFGFLDVPGRGMSIGDVLDSKGETDAILTVDRRDTVRKAIDLMRRNGISQVPVSDRDGNIVGSMQEVTAMQLVFDHVDIAHKQVGDVMGSPFPKMERFAEVDRGFKALSLGASAIIVTDHGKPVGVLTKSDFITYLSAMLPSGE
- a CDS encoding glycosyltransferase family 2 protein; translation: MSHHTAIAQVTPGDCDAGAERPTVSVIIPTYNSAATLPDAIESVLNQTYAPDEIIIVDDGSTDDTQGVCRRFPESVRCIRQENAGASVARNSGAAASCGDLLAFLDADDVWEPQKLELQVTAMLQNPEATFVLSAVLSWSRRENQYYKYEWTGSLDPRTLRRELLVRNIFTGLCSSILIRRDAFEAIAGFAPGKLSEDRRLAIDLLARFQGLILPHALVRQRPGPASFGNPETMRQAMIEFINDYLALFHELDRSGRLLRRARARVHERAGMHYLEKGNRLAAAADLARAAAIWPFMANPWRFFANACMGRLNRFDRAAKPPSTPIAAGIPTGVSGA
- a CDS encoding RNA-binding protein — encoded protein: MSKKLYVGNLPYSVTGSDIERLFSEHGSVASATVITDRDTGRSKGFGFVEMNSDAEADAAIAALNGKDHDGRALTVNEAKPMKPRTGGGGGGRGGYGGGSRGGRGW
- a CDS encoding RNA polymerase sigma factor, whose amino-acid sequence is MVKQSEQELQRQIASGDERAFERAYDHFATQVRLVAFRITHRADWIDDLANEAWCRAFRQRSGYAPDKPFLVWMAGILRNVYREFCRDSHRSIGHAGEGVGSDKVDRNSPEEIAHEAEVLAALKDCVGGLDAESARIVRLRYFQNLTLRQVAQEVKIPEATLREVQIPRITEQLRRCLRAKKIEFSEIFSAQAGDEVQ